The proteins below are encoded in one region of Oculatellaceae cyanobacterium:
- a CDS encoding photosystem I reaction center subunit XI has translation MVQVQAISESKNRPGDPRNQEVVHEAGDNQVGNLATPINSSDFTKSFINNLPAYRKGLSPQRRGLEIGMAHGYWLIGPFAKLGPLRDTDVANLAGLLATVGLLIILTIGLSLYASSNPPQPTTTITTPNPPSVLSTQEGWNEFTTGFLIGGIGGAGFAYLLISNLPLLQGL, from the coding sequence ATGGTACAGGTACAAGCAATCAGCGAATCGAAAAATCGCCCAGGCGATCCCAGAAATCAAGAAGTTGTTCATGAAGCTGGTGACAACCAAGTTGGGAATTTAGCTACCCCAATTAATTCTTCCGATTTCACAAAATCTTTCATCAATAACTTACCTGCGTATCGCAAAGGTTTGTCTCCACAGCGCCGAGGGCTAGAAATTGGTATGGCTCACGGCTACTGGCTAATTGGCCCTTTTGCCAAGCTAGGCCCCCTGCGTGATACTGATGTAGCTAATCTAGCGGGTTTACTCGCAACCGTTGGTTTGCTAATCATTTTGACCATCGGCTTATCTCTCTACGCTAGTAGCAATCCACCACAACCCACTACGACTATCACTACCCCCAATCCACCAAGTGTACTCTCCACTCAAGAAGGCTGGAACGAGTTTACAACTGGATTTTTGATTGGTGGAATTGGTGGCGCTGGGTTTGCTTATTTGCTAATTAGCAATTTACCGCTGCTCCAAGGTCTCTAG
- the purH gene encoding bifunctional phosphoribosylaminoimidazolecarboxamide formyltransferase/IMP cyclohydrolase, with amino-acid sequence MARLALLSVSDKTGLIDLARKLVEEFEFDLISSGGTAQALKDAGLPVTKVSDYTGFPEILGGRVKTLHPRIHGGILARRDLPQDVTDLEHHQIRPIDLVVVNLYQFEQTIAKSGVTLPEAIEQIDIGGPAMLRASAKNYAHLTVLCNPNQYDGYLEELRQRGGEASLEFRQAAALQAFSHTASYDQAIATYLSNQESASSDLPQRLTVSGQQLQTLRYGENPHQPAVWYQTGTVQSGWAAATKLQGKELSYNNLVDLEAARRIIVEFNDTPAATIIKHTNPCGTALGDSLSEAYEKAFNADSVSAFGGIVALNRPIDASTATALTKVFLECVVAPGCEPEAQEILSAKSNLRVLILPDLATGASQTVKAIAGGFLVQASDDVVEDTNQWQVVSEKQPTADQLAELAFAWKVCKHVKSNAIVVSGDRTTLGVGAGQMNRVGSVKIALEQASEQAKGAILASDGFFPFDDSVRTAAAAGIAAIVQPGGSLRDQDSIKAANELGLVMVFTGIRHFMH; translated from the coding sequence ATGGCGCGTTTGGCACTGCTGAGTGTATCTGATAAAACTGGGCTAATTGATTTAGCCCGTAAGTTGGTTGAAGAATTTGAGTTTGATCTGATCAGCAGTGGTGGAACTGCCCAAGCACTAAAAGATGCTGGATTACCAGTTACAAAAGTTTCTGATTACACCGGATTTCCAGAAATTTTGGGTGGAAGAGTCAAAACGCTACATCCGCGAATTCATGGCGGTATTTTGGCAAGACGGGATTTACCGCAGGATGTTACAGATTTGGAACATCATCAAATTCGCCCGATTGATTTAGTTGTGGTGAATCTTTATCAGTTTGAGCAAACGATCGCGAAATCAGGGGTGACTTTACCAGAAGCTATTGAGCAGATTGACATTGGTGGCCCTGCTATGTTAAGAGCTTCGGCAAAGAATTACGCCCACTTAACGGTTTTATGCAATCCAAATCAGTACGATGGTTATTTAGAGGAATTGCGTCAGCGTGGCGGGGAAGCATCTTTAGAATTTAGGCAAGCTGCTGCTCTACAAGCATTTTCCCATACAGCTTCTTACGATCAAGCGATCGCTACTTATTTAAGCAACCAAGAGTCAGCAAGTAGTGATTTACCGCAGAGATTGACAGTTTCAGGGCAACAGTTGCAAACCCTACGTTATGGCGAAAATCCCCATCAACCCGCAGTTTGGTATCAAACTGGTACAGTTCAAAGTGGTTGGGCTGCTGCTACGAAACTGCAAGGTAAAGAACTAAGTTATAACAACTTGGTTGATTTAGAGGCAGCAAGGCGGATTATTGTTGAATTTAACGATACCCCAGCCGCCACAATTATTAAACACACTAATCCCTGCGGGACGGCTTTAGGAGATAGCTTGTCAGAAGCTTATGAAAAAGCTTTTAATGCTGACTCTGTTTCTGCTTTTGGTGGAATTGTTGCTTTAAACCGTCCTATAGATGCTTCGACAGCAACGGCTTTGACTAAGGTATTTTTGGAATGTGTGGTTGCGCCAGGTTGCGAACCAGAAGCCCAAGAAATTTTGAGTGCTAAGTCTAATCTACGAGTATTAATTTTGCCAGATTTAGCGACTGGGGCATCGCAAACGGTTAAAGCTATTGCAGGTGGTTTTTTAGTTCAAGCTTCCGATGATGTTGTCGAAGATACTAACCAATGGCAGGTTGTGAGTGAGAAGCAACCCACAGCAGATCAGTTAGCCGAATTAGCGTTTGCTTGGAAGGTTTGTAAGCACGTTAAATCGAACGCTATTGTCGTGAGTGGCGATCGCACTACGTTAGGTGTTGGTGCTGGTCAAATGAATCGTGTAGGCTCAGTTAAAATCGCCTTAGAACAAGCCTCTGAGCAAGCTAAGGGCGCTATTCTTGCCAGTGATGGGTTTTTCCCATTTGATGATTCTGTACGCACTGCGGCGGCGGCTGGCATTGCGGCTATTGTCCAGCCTGGAGGTAGTTTACGCGACCAAGATTCAATTAAAGCGGCGAATGAACTTGGTTTAGTAATGGTATTTACTGGTATTCGCCACTTTATGCACTAA
- a CDS encoding photosystem I reaction center subunit IX (Enables the organization of the psaE and psaF subunits): MSDFLKFLSTSSILGIVWLSVQAVLLAYFIYYFPDLLFHPLP, encoded by the coding sequence ATGTCAGATTTCCTCAAATTTCTTTCTACTTCTTCCATTTTGGGAATAGTATGGTTATCCGTGCAAGCCGTTCTTTTGGCTTACTTTATCTACTATTTCCCAGACCTGCTATTCCATCCCCTACCGTAG